In a single window of the Stigmatopora nigra isolate UIUO_SnigA chromosome 7, RoL_Snig_1.1, whole genome shotgun sequence genome:
- the aplp1 gene encoding amyloid beta precursor like protein 1: protein MGHSAIAILLAVLSLHVCGSVEALSVSEVNGPGPEVAEPQIAMFCGRQLLHMNPQTGQWEPDPQGRKDCFKDLSEILSYCQEIYPALSISHVEEAKSPVNIPNWCKKGWSQCQARPFIVVPYRCLEGEYVSEALLIPDRCRFLHQEKMDACESYVYWRNTAKEACTVDNLELHSYGMLLPCGKNFRGVEYVCCPGRSSGKPELEERELLAGHLTSYNSGIFNSDVKVTAPTPSPTPDTDVYETDMEDDDDDVVEEEEEEEEEENEEDEDEVDEEPLEEDDEEEEESNAVRNSEKYENPIDSGTYQTSDYLDSSYDEKSYQATTSPPLLKEDSVTTTRPTDGMDVYFEKPADDTEHANFLRAKTDLEERRVRCINEIMKEWAAADKGSKSKNLPKSEQQALNEHFQSVLQTLEEQVAGERQRLVETHLARVESILNNNRRLALESYLSAVESDEPQPERVLQALKRYMAAEQKDRRHTLRHYQHIAAVDPQKAEQMKFQVYTHLHVIEERMNQSLALLYKDPILAEELHDDIQELVRAERGDISELMTTSFSETRTTEELLPADCEEEKDDEEEEEREFQNRPYPPRIDVQTNKKADEYDYATSEKTPTYEYEEKINTSVELKQVVYKHDEIERDELQPDALETFNRGAMVGLLVVAVAIAMVMVISLLLVRRKPYGTISHGIVEVDPMLTPEERQLTKMQNHGYENPTYKFFEQMN from the exons GCCCTGTCCGTGAGCGAAGTTAACGGGCCTGGCCCGGAGGTGGCCGAACCACAGATTGCGATGTTCTGTGGCCGTCAACTGCTACATATGAACCCACAGACGGGCCAGTGGGAACCGGACCCCCAAGGCCGCAAGGACTGCTTCAAAGATCTCAGTGAAATTCTTTCCTACTGTCAGGAG ATCTACCCAGCGCTTTCCATCTCCCACGTAGAGGAGGCAAAAAGTCCTGTGAACATCCCAAACTGGTGTAAGAAAGGCTGGAGCCAGTGCCAGGCGCGCCCTTTCATAGTGGTGCCCTATCGTTGTCTAG AGGGCGAGTATGTGAGCGAAGCTCTGCTTATTCCAGACCGATGCCGATTCCTCCACCAGGAGAAGATGGATGCTTGTGAAAGTTATGTGTACTGGCGCAACACTGCAAAAGAG GCTTGTACTGTAGACAATCTGGAGCTTCACAGCTACGGGATGCTTTTGCCTTGCGGAAAGAATTTCCGTGGGGTGGAGTATGTTTGCTGCCCTGGACGAAGCAGCGGCAAGCCAGAATTGGAGGAAAGAGAACTCCTTGCTGGCCACCTGACTTCATATAATAGCGGGATTTTCAATTCTGA TGTTAAAGTGACGGCACCCACTCCAAGCCCCACCCCTGACACAGACGTATACGAGACGGACatggaggatgatgatgacgacgtggtggaggaagaggaggaagaggaggaggaggagaacgaagaagatgaagatgaggtcGATGAGGAGCCGCTGGAAGAGGAcgacgaagaagaagaggagtcCAATGCAGTGAGGAACTCCGAGAAGTACGAAAACCCCATCGACTCCGGTACCTACCAGACGTCTGATTATCTGGACTCGTCATATGATGAAAAAAGCTACCAAGCCACAACTTCGCCCCCTCTGTTGAAAGAAGACAGCG TGACAACAACTCGACCCACAGATGGCATGGACGTTTATTTTGAGAAGCCAGCGGATGACACGGAGCACGCCAACTTCCTGCGTGCCAAAACAGACTTAGAGGAGCGGCGAGTGAGGTGCATCAATGAG ATCATGAAGGAGTGGGCGGCAGCAGATAAGGGATCAAAGTCAAAGAATCTGCCAAAGTCAGAGCAGCAAGCCCTGAATGAG CACTTCCAGTCTGTGCTGCAGACTCTGGAGGAACAAGTGGCGGGCGAGAGGCAGAGGTTGGTGGAAACGCACTTGGCCCGAGTGGAGTCTATCCTCAACAACAACCGCCGATTGGCTCTGGAGAGCTATCTGTCTGCAGTCGAGTCTGATGAGCCACAG CCGGAGCGCGTGCTACAGGCTCTCAAGCGCTATATGGCCGCCGAACAGAAAGACCGCAGACACACGCTAAGGCACTACCAACACATTGCGGCTGTCGATCCACAGAAGGCTGAGCAGATGAAATTCCAG GTGTACACACATCTGCATGTTATTGAGGAAAGGATGAACCAGAGTCTGGCACTGCTCTACAAAGATCCTATTTTGGCTGAGGAGCTTCATGATGATATCC AAGAGCTTGTGAGAGCAGAGCGTGGAGATATCAGCGAGCTTATGACTACGTCTTTTTCTGAGACACGCACGACTGAGGAGCTTTTGCCAGCTGATTGTGAAGAGGAGAAGGAtgacgaggaagaagaggaaaggGAATTCCAGAATAGGCCTTATCCTCCTCGCATTG ATGTGCAGACTAATAAAAAAG CGGATGAATATGACTACGCTACATCTGAGAAGACTCCGACTTATGAATATGAGGAaaag ATTAACACCTCTGTGGAGCTCAAACAAGTTGTCTACAAGCACGATGAGATTGAGAGAGATGAACTG CAACCTGATGCCTTGGAGACATTTAACCGCGGTGCCATGGTGGGCTTGCTTGTGGTAGCTGTGGCCATCGCCATGGTGATGGTGATCAGTCTGTTGCTCGTGCGCAGGAAGCCTTACGGCACCATCAGCCACGGTATCGTGGAG GTGGACCCTATGCTGACCCCGGAGGAACGACAACTCACTAAAATGCAAAACCATGGCTACGAAAATCCTACTTACAAATTCTTTGAGCAGATGAACTGA